CCTCCCAGGTTGACACCATTGATATTCGTTCCCACCGTCAGGCCGTTAAAATCCCAGAGCGTGGCCTGGGATGAATTCACCAGGAAAAAAACTGCCGTCAAGACCATGAACGCCGTCATAACATAATGCTTTTTCATCTTTTTAATCCCCCTCCTTCATGAATTTGCTGTCATTCATCAAGATGCTTCATCAATTCGATTTGGGTCTAAAATTCAGAATACAGACAAGCGATTACGGTTTAAAAGAGATTTTTCCCTATGCAGGCATTCTTGACGCTCTCACCACCTCCTTGATGAATTCATTCTTTCAGCTTGACCTACTCTCGAATCATGGAGCCAAAAGAGTTAAAGAGATTTCAATATCCCATCTACGACTGCCGCACATTAATGCCCATAAAGCAGGAAACGTCTCTAATGGACAGCGCTCATTGATTTCATCGTTCAGGAAAGGGAACTAGAAGGGCAATACAATGCTAATATAATTTTGAATTATGTCAATACAGATAAACCCTTATTTTTTCTAAGGATTATGCCTAGGTTTTATAGGAACTCTCCTCCGGAATTCAAGGATCGGCCTCATCTACCTTCTGATGAATGAACCTCGCCCAGTTCGGACAGGATCATTTCCGTTGCCCTTCCAGCCCCAGGGTAAGCGCCAGGGTTACCAGCGCCGATCCCGCCCCCAGATAGAACAGTGTTTCAAAGCCCGCCCCCAGGGCAATCAGACTTCCCCCGAGATAGGGCAGAAGAAAATATCCCCCATCCAGAGCGAAAAGCGTCAGGTTGGTGTTGAGTCCGCGCAGGGACGGCGGCGACGCCGAAAAGAGGAGGGCATTCAGAAGGGGCAGGACCACTCCCATGGCCAGCCCATAGAAGGCCCCGATCAGATAGAATGACCAGCGGGAATCGGCGGAGGGAAGAAGGACGAAGCAGAGAGCCAGTGCCGCCAGCCCCAGCCGAAAGGAGTGCAGTTTGTTGAACCAGTCGAAGAGTCTTCCCCCGATTACACGGATTGCAATCATCATCGCCATGGAAATCGTAAAGAAGAGACCTACGTTGCCTACGCCCGTCTGCAGGGAAAGATCCTTGGCGAAATAGAAAACCGTCGCATGGGCAAGGTAGAGGAAAAAAGCGGCGGAAAGGAGCAGCGCCACGGAACGCCGCCGCAAGTTCTCCCCGATCTCGGAAAGCCTCGGGCGGTGCAGGACCGCCACATCGGCGTTTCGCAGCATCCCGGCCAGACGATCGCGGAGGGTCAGGCCGGACAGCAGGGCAACAACGGTGAAAAGGGAAACCCCGGCGTAAATATCGGCTTCGCTGCGCACGAAGGGCAGAATCGCCTCCGTCAGAGGCGGCAGCGTCGCCAGGGGAATCATCGTGGCGATGCTGACGATCCCGAATCCCTGCCCGCTTTTTTCGCGGGGGATAAACTGGACGATCAGGGCGACCGCCGCCGTGGAAAGGAGCACAAAAACGGCGCCGTGGACGAGACGCAGCAGGATCAGCGCCGGAATTCCAACCGCCGACAGGTAAGAACAGGAGACGGGAATCAGCAGGATCAGGGACGCCATCATGACGGCAAAGGCATTGCGGGCGGAAATCCAGGAAAGTACGAAGGGGCGGAAAAGAAAGGCGGCCATGGGCTCCAGCCCCACGAGAAAGCCCCGCCAGAAGACGGGAATGCCTATTTCACCAAGGTAATGGTAAAAGTTGAAAAAGACGGAGACGCTGCAGAAGGAAACCAGCAGGATCAGGTTCAGGGCGAGGAATTCGAAGGAGAAAAGCTTTAGAGAGGAATTCATGGAAAATCGCTTCTTTCCCGGAAAAGGCATCCCTCTGTCCGGGCGGATCAGAGGGATGCGCAGGTTTCCAACTTCCATTTCGGATCAGACAATCGGACAGGTCGTGGAATTCCAGCCGATGAGACCGCCCAGAACGACTGCAGCATTGCGCCAGCCGGCCCTCTGCAGCAGACTGGCGGCAATCATGGAGCGCAGATCGCTGGCGCAGAAGATATAAACAGGTCCGTCTTTCGGCACTTCGTTCATCCGTTCGGGAAGCATCGTGAGATGGATGTTATGGGCGCCGGAGATGCTCCCGTGGCTGACCAGTTCGTCTTCGCTGCGGACGTCCAGAATCCATGCCTTTTCCCCGGAGTCCAGAAGCCGGCACAGGGACGAAACCGGAACCATCGGAACCGACTCGTTCTCATATCCCGCCGTGTTCCAGGACAGCATTCCCCCGGCGAGATGCCCGGCCAGCGTATCATAGCCGAAACGGACTAGGTAGCGGAACGTCGGGGATGGATCTTCCCCTTCCTGAACCAGGAGGATCGGTTTGCCGTAAGGTAGGAACCAGCCGGCATAACCAGGCAGTCCGCCCAGCCAGATCGACAGGGAACCCGGCACATGGGCCGCCCCGAACCCCAGTTCCATGCGGGTGTCCACCACAACGGACGACTCGATCTGCGAGGCGAAGGATGCCGCCGACAACGGCTTCGGCAGGGGCATCTCTCCCAGCAGCGGCGGGCCTTCCAGGTTCAAGCGCTCCATCTCCCGGAAATAGGGGGCGTACTCCAGTTTGCGCGCCACCCCCAGGACAAAGGCATCCCGGTCGGGAAACTGCAGCTTCGGATTATAGCGGCGCTCCAGGCCGATGGTGGTCCAGGACCGGTCGGCGATATCGGCGGCGCATACGGAACCCGCGCCGTGTCCGGGACAGACGATCACTTCGTCCCCCAGCGGCAGCAGCCGCCGATACAGGGTATCGTATAAGAGCCCGGCCATCCCCGCCATCCGGTCTTCCCCGAGAAAATCCACCCGGCCCACATCCCCGGCAAAGAGGGCATCCCCCGTAAAGACGATCCAGGGATTGACGCCGGAGTCGTAGAGCAGGTAGCTCATGCTCCCCGGTGTATGGCCCGGCGAAGAGATC
The Syntrophus gentianae genome window above contains:
- a CDS encoding MFS transporter — its product is MNSSLKLFSFEFLALNLILLVSFCSVSVFFNFYHYLGEIGIPVFWRGFLVGLEPMAAFLFRPFVLSWISARNAFAVMMASLILLIPVSCSYLSAVGIPALILLRLVHGAVFVLLSTAAVALIVQFIPREKSGQGFGIVSIATMIPLATLPPLTEAILPFVRSEADIYAGVSLFTVVALLSGLTLRDRLAGMLRNADVAVLHRPRLSEIGENLRRRSVALLLSAAFFLYLAHATVFYFAKDLSLQTGVGNVGLFFTISMAMMIAIRVIGGRLFDWFNKLHSFRLGLAALALCFVLLPSADSRWSFYLIGAFYGLAMGVVLPLLNALLFSASPPSLRGLNTNLTLFALDGGYFLLPYLGGSLIALGAGFETLFYLGAGSALVTLALTLGLEGQRK
- a CDS encoding MBL fold metallo-hydrolase; amino-acid sequence: MLFQRIESEGIAQYSYLVGDSHEAVVIDPRRDIDVYLEAATFQGYRIVAVLETHRHEDFVLGSVELAARTGAEIWHADGQWDYRYGQAARDGQTWKIGRLKLEAISSPGHTPGSMSYLLYDSGVNPWIVFTGDALFAGDVGRVDFLGEDRMAGMAGLLYDTLYRRLLPLGDEVIVCPGHGAGSVCAADIADRSWTTIGLERRYNPKLQFPDRDAFVLGVARKLEYAPYFREMERLNLEGPPLLGEMPLPKPLSAASFASQIESSVVVDTRMELGFGAAHVPGSLSIWLGGLPGYAGWFLPYGKPILLVQEGEDPSPTFRYLVRFGYDTLAGHLAGGMLSWNTAGYENESVPMVPVSSLCRLLDSGEKAWILDVRSEDELVSHGSISGAHNIHLTMLPERMNEVPKDGPVYIFCASDLRSMIAASLLQRAGWRNAAVVLGGLIGWNSTTCPIV